A genome region from Clostridium pasteurianum includes the following:
- a CDS encoding helicase C-terminal domain-containing protein has protein sequence MEDKVKISVRNLVEFILRCGDLDNRFSGTSRAAEGTRAHLKIQKKNKKLFHGKEKNTYNSEVFLKYEIEYKNINFIIDGRADEIFIDNSKVTINEIKTTSRNLEDINEDYNIVHWAQVTCYGYIYAKQNGLEELAISLTYFNIENEEIKVLTKVVSIEELEKEFLGYLEKYAYWAELDVKWKSMRNTSIKNSGFPFEKYRKGQRKLAVYVYKTIQQKKKLFVKAPTGIGKTISTLFPAVKALGEELCEKIFYLTAKGTTAIAANSAVNIMRKKGFRLKTIILTSKEKICFNDEVNCNPEECTYAKGHYDRVNDAINELLDNEESYTKEIIETYAQKYKVCPFELSLDLTLWCDCIICDYNYLFDPSVYLKGFFSEGKGDYVFLVDEAHNLPDRARDMYSAELYKSKIMYLKKNISKKSILYSSLNSINSFFIKMKKLSEDNGYVIDKEEAHDEIGKIIFKFLTKCEKWILENREHEVYKEMLEFYLDAFKFMKIYEMYSENFVFYGEKDGKDFKIKLFCLDPSKFIKESVKKGISTIFFSATLSPMSYFKEILGAEDDDYNASFDSPFPEKNKCLIVVNNVSTKYVDREKNYDAVVQYIKSFVEIKKGNYMVFFPSYKYMNEVYDRFNEVCNYETIVQKTSMNEIEKDEFLSKFKDNNENGMAAFCVLGGIFSEGIDLKGEKLIGAAIIGVGLPKICIERDMIREYFDNKNNLGYEYSYMYPGMNKVLQASGRVIRSEEDKGTIMLLDKRFANYNYRKLFPREWENPIYDNKNSEIEKKLREFWADC, from the coding sequence ATGGAAGATAAGGTTAAAATATCTGTACGTAATCTGGTTGAATTTATCTTAAGATGTGGTGATTTAGATAATAGATTTTCAGGAACAAGCAGGGCGGCAGAAGGTACCAGGGCTCATTTGAAAATTCAAAAGAAGAATAAAAAGTTATTTCATGGCAAGGAGAAGAATACTTATAACTCAGAAGTTTTTTTGAAGTATGAAATTGAGTACAAAAATATTAATTTTATAATAGATGGAAGAGCAGATGAGATTTTTATAGATAATTCAAAGGTTACTATAAATGAAATAAAAACAACATCAAGAAATCTTGAAGATATAAATGAAGATTATAATATAGTACACTGGGCTCAGGTTACATGTTATGGATATATTTATGCAAAGCAAAATGGACTTGAAGAATTAGCCATAAGTCTTACATATTTTAATATTGAAAATGAAGAAATTAAAGTTTTAACTAAGGTGGTTTCCATAGAAGAACTTGAAAAAGAGTTCCTGGGGTACCTTGAAAAATATGCATATTGGGCAGAGCTAGATGTAAAGTGGAAAAGTATGAGAAACACTTCAATAAAAAATTCAGGATTTCCCTTTGAAAAATATAGAAAAGGTCAAAGAAAGCTTGCAGTTTACGTATATAAAACCATACAGCAAAAGAAAAAATTATTTGTAAAAGCACCTACTGGCATAGGAAAAACAATTTCAACACTTTTTCCTGCTGTAAAAGCTTTAGGCGAGGAGCTTTGCGAAAAAATATTTTATCTTACTGCTAAGGGGACTACAGCTATAGCAGCAAATTCAGCTGTTAATATTATGAGAAAAAAAGGATTTAGGTTAAAAACTATAATTTTAACTTCAAAAGAAAAGATATGCTTTAATGATGAAGTAAACTGTAATCCTGAGGAATGTACTTATGCTAAAGGACATTATGATAGGGTAAATGATGCTATTAATGAATTGCTTGATAATGAAGAGAGCTATACTAAAGAAATCATAGAAACGTATGCCCAAAAGTACAAAGTTTGTCCTTTCGAATTGTCTCTTGATTTGACTTTATGGTGTGACTGCATAATATGTGATTATAATTATTTATTTGATCCTTCTGTATATTTAAAAGGATTTTTTTCTGAGGGAAAAGGCGATTATGTATTTTTAGTTGATGAGGCACATAATCTTCCTGATAGAGCAAGGGATATGTATTCGGCTGAACTTTACAAAAGTAAGATTATGTATCTCAAAAAAAATATAAGCAAGAAAAGTATACTATATAGCAGTCTCAACAGTATAAATTCTTTTTTTATAAAAATGAAAAAGTTAAGTGAAGATAATGGCTATGTAATTGATAAAGAAGAAGCGCATGATGAAATAGGAAAGATTATATTTAAGTTTTTAACTAAATGTGAAAAATGGATTCTTGAAAATAGAGAACACGAAGTTTACAAAGAAATGCTGGAGTTTTATTTAGATGCCTTTAAGTTTATGAAAATTTATGAAATGTACTCAGAAAACTTTGTATTCTATGGTGAAAAGGATGGTAAAGATTTTAAAATAAAATTATTTTGTCTTGATCCTTCTAAATTTATTAAAGAATCAGTTAAAAAGGGAATAAGTACTATATTTTTTTCTGCTACTTTAAGCCCCATGAGTTATTTTAAGGAAATACTGGGTGCTGAAGATGATGATTATAATGCTAGCTTTGATTCTCCATTTCCAGAAAAAAATAAATGTTTAATTGTAGTAAATAATGTTTCTACTAAATATGTTGATAGGGAGAAAAACTATGATGCTGTAGTACAGTACATAAAGTCTTTTGTTGAAATCAAAAAGGGAAATTACATGGTGTTTTTTCCATCATATAAATATATGAATGAAGTTTATGATAGATTTAATGAAGTTTGTAATTATGAAACTATTGTACAAAAAACTAGTATGAATGAAATTGAAAAGGATGAGTTTTTATCCAAATTTAAAGATAATAATGAAAATGGAATGGCAGCTTTTTGTGTACTTGGAGGTATATTTTCAGAGGGAATTGACTTAAAAGGAGAAAAGTTAATAGGTGCTGCAATAATAGGCGTTGGACTTCCTAAAATTTGTATAGAAAGAGATATGATAAGAGAATATTTTGATAATAAGAATAATTTGGGATATGAATATTCATATATGTATCCAGGAATGAATAAAGTACTTCAAGCTTCTGGAAGAGTTATACGTTCAGAGGAGGATAAAGGAACAATAATGCTTTTAGATAAAAGATTTGCAAACTATAATTACAGAAAGCTTTTCCCTAGAGAGTGGGAAAATCCTATATATGATAACAAAAATTCCGAAATTGAAAAAAAACTGCGTGAATTTTGGGCAGATTGTTAA
- a CDS encoding replication-associated recombination protein A: MKPLADRIRPKNFGEVFGQKHIIGDGKILSRILKSGLIPNMIFYGPPGTGKTTVANIIAKKTNKTFYKLNATTASVKDIRMVTDTTGTLMASKGVLLYLDEIQNFNKKQQQSLLEFMEDGSITLIASTTENPYFYIYNAILSRSTIFEFKPLENTELMKAVDRAIAMVEEELSGTKIKFSREAKEYVVNVSGGDVRKTLNSVEIAIYSTNKDEDGNVVIDLDTIKECTQKNVLNFDKDGDNHYDILSAFQKSIRGSDADASIFYLAMLIKGGDIKSICRRLIVIASEDIGLAYPQAISIVKACTDSALELGLPEARIPLAEAVILLATAPKSNSAITAIDKALGDLDSMNVGAIPDYLKDGHYEGAKKLGRMQNYKYPHDYKNNYVKQEYLPLNIRDRKYYEYSKNKFEDKCREYWERIKN, from the coding sequence GTGAAACCACTAGCAGATAGAATTAGGCCGAAAAATTTTGGAGAGGTTTTTGGACAAAAGCATATAATTGGTGATGGAAAAATATTAAGCAGAATTTTAAAAAGTGGATTAATACCAAACATGATTTTTTATGGTCCGCCGGGTACGGGTAAAACTACAGTGGCAAACATAATAGCTAAAAAAACAAATAAAACCTTTTATAAACTTAATGCCACTACAGCATCTGTAAAAGATATAAGGATGGTTACAGATACTACGGGTACACTTATGGCGTCAAAAGGTGTTCTTCTTTATTTAGATGAGATTCAAAACTTTAATAAAAAGCAGCAGCAATCTCTTTTAGAATTTATGGAAGATGGAAGTATAACTTTAATTGCAAGTACCACGGAAAATCCATACTTTTATATTTATAATGCAATACTTAGCCGTTCCACTATATTTGAATTTAAACCTTTAGAAAATACGGAATTAATGAAAGCAGTTGATAGGGCTATTGCAATGGTAGAGGAGGAGCTCTCAGGAACGAAAATAAAATTTTCCCGTGAGGCGAAAGAATATGTAGTGAATGTCAGCGGAGGAGATGTTAGAAAAACCTTAAATTCAGTTGAGATAGCTATTTATTCTACTAATAAAGATGAGGACGGAAATGTTGTTATTGATTTAGATACTATAAAAGAGTGCACTCAAAAAAATGTATTAAATTTTGATAAGGATGGAGATAACCATTATGATATCTTAAGTGCTTTTCAAAAGTCAATAAGAGGGAGTGATGCCGATGCTTCCATATTTTATCTGGCAATGCTCATAAAAGGTGGAGATATCAAATCAATATGCAGGAGGCTCATTGTTATAGCATCAGAGGATATAGGCCTTGCATATCCACAGGCAATTTCAATAGTTAAGGCATGTACAGATTCAGCTTTGGAATTGGGACTTCCAGAAGCTAGGATTCCACTTGCAGAAGCTGTTATACTCTTGGCAACAGCGCCAAAATCAAATTCTGCAATTACGGCAATTGACAAAGCTTTAGGTGATCTTGATAGTATGAATGTAGGGGCTATTCCTGATTATTTAAAAGATGGTCATTATGAAGGAGCTAAAAAATTAGGAAGAATGCAGAATTATAAATATCCTCATGACTATAAGAATAATTATGTTAAGCAAGAATATCTCCCTTTAAATATTAGAGACAGAAAATATTATGAATATAGTAAAAATAAGTTTGAAGATAAATGCAGAGAATACTGGGAGAGGATAAAGAACTAA
- a CDS encoding LytR/AlgR family response regulator transcription factor — MNSIKCILIEDELPAMDELKFILEKYNEIEIVGTAENSNDGIDIIKCLKPEAVFLDINIPTCNGINLAKKIKDVNSKIAVIFVTAYDKYAVDAFEIMALDYILKPFDDKRIDKTVQRLKKYIDISRENNISVESRISELIKELKNAKVVNIINKIPCENNGKIILVDAEDIYFCYIESEKTYIKLYDKIYVTSNNLSEIEEKTGFFRAHRSYVVNINKILEIYSWFNGTYKLVMKDPEKSEIPVSRGNVKKLKEIINI, encoded by the coding sequence ATGAATAGTATAAAATGCATTCTAATTGAAGATGAGCTTCCTGCTATGGATGAACTCAAGTTCATATTAGAAAAGTATAATGAAATTGAAATAGTTGGTACTGCTGAAAATAGTAATGATGGAATTGATATTATAAAATGTTTAAAACCTGAAGCAGTTTTTCTTGATATAAATATTCCAACTTGCAATGGAATAAACTTAGCTAAAAAAATAAAAGATGTGAACAGTAAAATTGCGGTTATATTTGTTACTGCATATGATAAGTATGCTGTAGATGCTTTTGAAATTATGGCACTTGATTACATATTAAAACCATTTGATGATAAGAGGATAGATAAGACTGTACAAAGACTTAAAAAATATATTGATATAAGTAGAGAGAATAACATATCAGTAGAAAGTCGAATATCTGAGTTAATAAAAGAATTAAAGAATGCAAAAGTGGTTAATATTATAAACAAAATTCCATGTGAAAATAATGGTAAAATTATACTTGTAGATGCGGAAGACATATATTTTTGCTATATTGAATCTGAAAAAACATATATTAAATTGTATGATAAAATATATGTTACTAGCAATAATTTAAGTGAGATAGAAGAAAAAACTGGATTCTTTAGAGCACATAGAAGTTACGTTGTAAATATAAATAAGATTTTAGAAATTTATTCATGGTTCAATGGTACGTATAAACTGGTTATGAAGGACCCCGAAAAATCAGAAATACCAGTAAGCCGTGGAAACGTTAAGAAACTAAAAGAAATTATAAATATATGA